The Nitratidesulfovibrio sp. genome has a window encoding:
- a CDS encoding glycosyltransferase: MSTDQHPRAAARSGHPLISVVVPSYNHGRYIGACLDALMFQDYPNLEIVITDDASTDDSVAVIRRFLRDVAGATASYACRYDAAADVIERAVHPRYARTGRRIVFLRAEANGGSTANYNRGLAHCTGDYCTFVPADDICHPQLFSTLARPLLDDVADFAYADMFVVDDDLRILREFRLPEHSFDASFRNWYLCGVAKLYRRALHDRFGPFDETADADDHECFLRFALGGARFVHVPQTLYSVRSHDGRENGLHAPGRFARLLEHSKRLVLMAREREPARPGVWREEMVSTGAPDGMPVADGPPPVAERVVLTDEERSYFAGGNGATARDAGEARRG; encoded by the coding sequence ATGAGCACGGACCAACACCCCCGCGCCGCCGCGCGCTCCGGCCATCCACTGATCTCGGTGGTGGTGCCCAGCTACAACCATGGCCGGTACATCGGGGCCTGCCTCGATGCGCTGATGTTCCAGGACTACCCCAACCTGGAAATCGTCATCACCGACGACGCCTCCACCGACGATTCCGTGGCGGTGATCCGGCGCTTCCTGCGTGACGTGGCCGGGGCCACCGCTTCGTACGCCTGCCGCTACGACGCTGCGGCGGACGTCATCGAGCGCGCCGTGCACCCCCGCTACGCACGCACGGGCCGCCGCATCGTGTTCCTGCGGGCCGAGGCCAACGGCGGCTCCACGGCCAACTACAACCGGGGCCTGGCCCACTGCACGGGCGACTACTGCACCTTCGTCCCGGCGGACGACATCTGCCACCCGCAACTGTTTTCCACACTGGCCCGGCCACTGCTGGATGACGTGGCCGACTTCGCTTACGCCGACATGTTCGTGGTGGACGACGACCTGCGCATCCTGCGCGAATTCCGCCTGCCGGAGCATTCCTTCGATGCCTCGTTCCGCAACTGGTACCTGTGCGGGGTAGCCAAACTGTACCGCCGCGCCCTGCATGACCGCTTCGGCCCCTTTGACGAAACCGCCGACGCCGACGACCACGAATGCTTCCTGCGCTTTGCCCTGGGCGGGGCGCGCTTCGTCCACGTGCCGCAAACCCTGTATTCCGTCCGCAGCCATGACGGGCGCGAAAACGGCCTGCACGCGCCGGGGCGCTTTGCCCGGCTGCTGGAACATTCCAAGCGGCTGGTGCTGATGGCGCGCGAGCGGGAACCGGCGCGGCCCGGCGTCTGGCGCGAGGAAATGGTGAGCACGGGCGCCCCGGACGGCATGCCGGTCGCCGATGGCCCGCCTCCGGTGGCCGAACGCGTGGTGCTTACCGACGAGGAGCGCAGCTATTTCGCCGGAGGAAACGGCGCCACAGCGCGCGATGCCGGGGAGGCCCGCCGTGGGTGA
- a CDS encoding CmcI family methyltransferase, translating to MPYRKFKAECATEIARQGADTSFRQLSQDWMNKAETLRYTYHFEWLGRPIIQFPQDMVMVQELVWTVRPDLIIETGIAHGGSLIYSASLLELCALCGGPAGARVLGIDIDIRAHNRQAIIDHPLSRRIDMIEGSSIDDAVVAEAAKAAARHERVMVLLDSNHTHAHVLAELCAYGPLVTPGSYCVVFDTAIAHSDADFSDRPWNRNDNPLTAVRAFLATRDDFEVDAAIDARLGISEAPGGYLKRVK from the coding sequence ATGCCGTACAGGAAGTTCAAGGCGGAATGCGCCACGGAAATCGCGCGCCAGGGCGCCGACACCTCGTTCCGCCAGCTTTCGCAGGACTGGATGAACAAGGCCGAAACGCTCCGCTACACCTACCATTTCGAATGGCTGGGCCGCCCCATCATCCAGTTTCCCCAGGACATGGTCATGGTGCAGGAACTGGTGTGGACCGTGCGCCCGGACCTGATCATCGAAACCGGCATCGCGCACGGCGGGTCGCTGATCTATTCGGCCTCGCTGCTCGAACTGTGCGCCTTGTGCGGCGGCCCCGCCGGGGCGCGGGTACTGGGCATCGACATCGACATCAGGGCGCACAACCGGCAGGCCATCATCGACCACCCGCTCTCGCGCCGCATCGACATGATCGAGGGCTCCAGCATCGACGATGCCGTGGTGGCGGAAGCCGCCAAGGCCGCGGCACGGCACGAACGGGTCATGGTGCTGCTTGATTCCAACCACACCCACGCCCACGTGCTGGCCGAACTGTGCGCCTACGGGCCGCTGGTTACCCCCGGCAGCTACTGCGTGGTCTTCGACACGGCCATCGCCCATTCCGATGCGGATTTCTCCGACAGGCCATGGAACAGGAACGACAACCCTCTCACGGCGGTGCGCGCGTTCCTTGCCACCCGTGACGATTTCGAGGTCGACGCCGCCATCGACGCCCGCCTCGGCATCAGCGAGGCACCCGGCGGATACCTGAAGCGGGTGAAGTGA
- a CDS encoding amino acid adenylation domain-containing protein encodes MTTNLARRFLASALRHPSACALAAGDARHSYAELHEAAQLARAGLSHLPPGSHVAVLAPVGLHACAGILGVLAAGHAYIPLNPAYPAARNAAIARAGEARAVVCDQTSAAAARALADELGCPLVLTAPGNASALLRPCDPDSAALRRMAASLPDEPEPVQAHQPAYVMFTSGSTGTPKGIAISHANAGAYFDHVGAALPLTPADRCSQMFELTFDLSVHDMFATWQAGACLCCPSRADRMLPGSFITRHRLTAWFSVPTVGATMARCGQLPPGAFPSLRLSLFCGEALPAAIAAQWAHAAPGSDVVNLYGPTEATIAITQHTWNPETSPARCRNGLVPIGLAFAPQRASIRDEAGLPVADGQVGELWLGGSQIAAGYLHDPQRTGQAFVTDAQGLRWYRTGDLALMDAEGELVFSGRRDSQVKLRGHRVELAEIEHALSRVEGIREAVVLPVTDASGAVSSLVAAIIGDIPPERARQRCQALLPDYMVPARFVPFADFPVNANGKTDRPAIRARIGA; translated from the coding sequence ATGACGACGAATCTTGCCCGGCGCTTTCTTGCCTCGGCCCTGCGCCATCCTTCCGCCTGCGCCCTTGCGGCCGGCGACGCCCGCCACTCCTATGCGGAGCTTCACGAGGCGGCGCAACTGGCACGGGCCGGGCTGTCGCACCTGCCGCCGGGTAGCCACGTGGCGGTGCTTGCCCCGGTGGGTCTGCACGCCTGCGCGGGGATACTCGGCGTCCTGGCCGCCGGGCATGCCTACATTCCGCTCAACCCCGCCTATCCCGCCGCGCGCAACGCGGCCATCGCCCGTGCGGGCGAGGCCCGCGCCGTCGTCTGCGACCAGACCTCGGCCGCAGCCGCCCGGGCACTGGCCGACGAACTGGGATGCCCCCTCGTGCTGACGGCCCCCGGCAACGCCAGCGCCCTGCTGCGCCCGTGCGACCCGGACTCCGCCGCGCTGCGGCGCATGGCCGCCAGCCTGCCCGACGAGCCGGAACCGGTGCAGGCGCACCAGCCCGCGTACGTCATGTTCACCTCCGGCAGCACCGGCACGCCCAAGGGCATCGCCATCTCGCATGCCAATGCCGGGGCATATTTCGACCACGTCGGCGCAGCCCTGCCCCTGACCCCCGCAGACCGCTGTTCGCAGATGTTCGAGCTGACCTTCGACCTCAGCGTGCACGACATGTTCGCCACCTGGCAGGCCGGGGCCTGCCTGTGCTGCCCCTCACGCGCGGACCGCATGCTGCCCGGCTCCTTCATCACCCGACACCGGCTGACGGCGTGGTTCTCCGTCCCCACCGTGGGCGCCACCATGGCCCGGTGCGGCCAGCTGCCCCCCGGGGCCTTCCCTTCGCTGCGCCTTTCGCTGTTCTGCGGCGAGGCGCTGCCCGCCGCCATTGCCGCGCAGTGGGCGCATGCCGCACCCGGCTCGGACGTCGTCAACCTGTACGGTCCCACCGAAGCCACCATCGCCATCACGCAGCACACCTGGAACCCTGAAACGTCGCCCGCGCGCTGCCGCAACGGTCTTGTGCCCATTGGCCTGGCGTTCGCCCCGCAGCGGGCCAGCATCCGCGACGAGGCGGGCCTGCCCGTGGCCGACGGCCAGGTGGGCGAGCTGTGGCTTGGCGGCAGCCAGATTGCGGCAGGTTATCTGCACGATCCGCAGCGAACCGGCCAGGCGTTCGTCACCGACGCGCAGGGCCTGCGCTGGTACCGTACCGGCGACCTGGCCCTGATGGATGCCGAGGGCGAACTTGTCTTCAGCGGCCGCAGGGACTCGCAGGTCAAACTGCGCGGGCACCGCGTGGAACTGGCCGAAATAGAGCACGCCCTGTCCCGCGTGGAGGGTATCCGCGAGGCCGTGGTGCTGCCCGTGACCGATGCGTCCGGGGCCGTCAGTTCGCTGGTGGCCGCCATCATCGGCGACATCCCGCCGGAACGGGCGCGGCAGCGGTGCCAGGCACTGCTGCCGGACTACATGGTGCCCGCGCGGTTCGTGCCCTTCGCCGACTTTCCCGTCAACGCCAACGGCAAAACGGACCGGCCCGCCATACGGGCGCGGATCGGAGCCTGA
- a CDS encoding radical SAM/SPASM domain-containing protein, producing MGDLALPHILPRVRDPRRETRKYANFLLALRARRAGAAQVTHHPFDLTVDCATLCQLHCPYCAVGNGTIRRKPSLMDAALHERLAADVAPDLFLAWYFSAGEPLLHPRLHEHLARTAGEEAFTVVSTNLSVPLTPARQEALLRSGLGMLSASVDGASAATYAQYRRGGDFALVMDNLAALARRKREMGLQFPLLEWRFLLFAHNQHEVDAARAMAEDMGLDLLEFFPGYALPPGDPGEQGVHPMTAPMPERPISGPAYEAGLARRETLVQRLVADGMPPAPTPVDTAAGTGTDPVGGVERTGGIDGKGSTHRRCDWLYYSGMIYPDGAFGPCCVATDADDDFTRLDAHPDFSAAWNAPAFLRSRAAFAACGGDTRDGAPDGGSKNPSGTGGTAGTVCDRCPLPVAQELQFVQKVRAILRNAPDWVVRILAAAPDAFFLPADQRRLPVELAALHRPEARALPADPDALARLRALAAIHPDPALARCADVLERGHA from the coding sequence GTGGGTGACCTGGCCCTGCCGCACATCCTGCCCCGCGTGCGCGACCCCCGGCGTGAAACGCGCAAGTACGCCAACTTCCTGCTGGCCCTGCGCGCCCGCCGCGCCGGGGCCGCGCAGGTAACGCACCACCCCTTCGACCTCACCGTGGACTGCGCCACCCTGTGCCAGCTGCACTGCCCGTATTGCGCCGTGGGCAATGGCACCATCCGCCGCAAGCCATCCCTGATGGATGCGGCCCTGCACGAGCGGCTGGCTGCGGACGTGGCCCCGGACCTGTTCCTGGCCTGGTACTTCAGCGCCGGAGAACCGCTGCTGCACCCGCGCCTGCACGAACACCTGGCCCGCACCGCCGGGGAAGAGGCCTTCACCGTGGTGTCCACCAACCTCAGCGTGCCCCTGACACCGGCCCGGCAAGAGGCCCTGCTGCGCTCCGGCCTCGGCATGCTCAGCGCATCCGTGGACGGGGCCAGCGCGGCCACCTATGCCCAATATCGGCGCGGGGGCGACTTCGCGCTGGTCATGGACAACCTTGCGGCACTGGCCCGGCGCAAGCGGGAAATGGGGCTGCAATTTCCCCTGCTGGAATGGCGCTTTCTGCTGTTCGCCCACAACCAGCACGAGGTGGACGCGGCCCGCGCCATGGCCGAGGACATGGGGCTGGACCTGCTGGAATTCTTTCCCGGCTACGCCCTGCCGCCCGGCGACCCCGGCGAGCAGGGAGTGCACCCCATGACCGCCCCCATGCCGGAGCGGCCCATTTCCGGCCCGGCGTACGAGGCGGGGCTGGCCCGCCGCGAGACGCTGGTGCAACGGCTAGTGGCCGACGGCATGCCGCCCGCGCCCACCCCGGTGGATACGGCGGCGGGCACGGGAACGGACCCGGTTGGCGGAGTGGAGAGAACGGGCGGAATCGACGGAAAGGGCAGTACCCACCGCCGCTGCGACTGGCTGTACTACAGCGGCATGATCTATCCGGACGGCGCGTTCGGCCCGTGCTGCGTGGCCACCGATGCCGACGACGATTTCACCCGGCTGGATGCGCACCCCGATTTTAGCGCGGCATGGAACGCCCCGGCCTTTCTCCGCTCGCGCGCGGCCTTTGCGGCGTGCGGAGGGGACACCCGAGACGGCGCACCGGACGGCGGGAGCAAGAATCCTTCCGGCACCGGCGGCACGGCGGGCACGGTATGCGACCGCTGCCCCCTGCCCGTGGCGCAGGAACTGCAATTCGTGCAGAAGGTGCGCGCCATCCTGCGCAACGCCCCGGATTGGGTGGTGCGCATCCTGGCCGCCGCGCCGGACGCATTCTTCCTGCCCGCCGACCAGCGCAGGTTGCCCGTGGAACTGGCCGCCCTGCACAGGCCAGAGGCCCGCGCCCTGCCAGCGGACCCGGACGCGCTGGCCCGGCTGCGCGCGCTGGCGGCCATCCATCCCGATCCGGCACTGGCCCGCTGCGCCGACGTTCTGGAACGCGGGCATGCCTGA
- a CDS encoding class I SAM-dependent methyltransferase, whose translation MHTHATETCLFCGSSLTEVFADLGTSPPSNAFLTKEQCALPEQYYPLRAYVCTTCMLVQGPHYKRPQDIFNHDYAYYSSYSRSWVEHARQYVVMMAERFGLGPKSRIIEVGSNDGYLLQHAVQLGIPVLGVDPSSGAASVAQTKGIPTITDFFTSTLAANLARAGRHADLICGINVFAHIPNINDFVSGLAILLKPDGVVTMEFPYLKRLVEDVQFDTIYHEHYFYYTVTSVSQILRTHGLRIFDVEELPTHGGSLRIFACRAGGSHESTGNEMRYLALERDTGMHTLPYYADFQKKIDMTAFALMQFLIEAARQGKSVGAYGAAAKGNTLLNYAGVKSNLVSYVADASPVKQGKYLPGSRIPVVTEDRIRAEKPDYVLVLPWNLKDEISQQLAYIREWGGQFVTAIPSLTVW comes from the coding sequence ATGCACACACACGCCACCGAAACCTGCCTGTTCTGCGGGTCGAGCCTGACGGAGGTCTTCGCGGACCTCGGAACGTCACCCCCGTCGAACGCCTTCCTCACGAAGGAGCAGTGCGCCCTCCCCGAGCAGTACTACCCCTTGCGGGCATACGTCTGCACGACGTGCATGCTCGTCCAGGGCCCCCACTACAAGCGCCCGCAGGACATCTTCAACCACGACTACGCCTACTACTCCTCGTACTCCCGCTCGTGGGTCGAGCATGCCCGGCAGTACGTGGTCATGATGGCGGAACGGTTCGGGCTCGGCCCCAAGTCGCGCATCATCGAGGTGGGGTCCAACGACGGATACCTGTTGCAGCACGCGGTGCAACTGGGCATTCCCGTGCTCGGCGTCGATCCCTCGTCCGGTGCAGCCAGCGTGGCCCAGACCAAGGGCATACCGACCATCACCGACTTCTTCACCAGCACCCTCGCGGCAAACCTTGCCCGCGCGGGCAGGCACGCCGACCTCATCTGCGGCATCAACGTGTTCGCGCACATTCCGAACATCAACGACTTCGTGTCGGGGCTCGCCATCCTGCTGAAGCCGGACGGCGTCGTCACCATGGAGTTCCCGTACCTCAAGCGGCTCGTGGAGGACGTGCAGTTCGACACCATCTACCACGAGCACTACTTCTACTACACCGTCACCAGTGTATCGCAGATACTGCGCACGCACGGCCTGCGCATCTTCGACGTGGAGGAACTGCCCACCCACGGCGGCTCGTTGCGCATCTTCGCCTGCCGCGCGGGAGGCAGCCATGAATCCACCGGAAACGAAATGCGCTACCTTGCCCTGGAGCGCGACACGGGCATGCACACCCTGCCGTACTATGCGGATTTCCAGAAAAAGATCGACATGACGGCATTCGCCCTCATGCAGTTCCTCATCGAGGCGGCGCGCCAGGGCAAGTCCGTGGGCGCATACGGTGCCGCCGCCAAGGGCAACACGCTGCTCAACTACGCGGGCGTCAAGAGCAACCTGGTTTCCTACGTGGCGGACGCCTCGCCGGTGAAGCAGGGCAAGTACCTTCCGGGCAGCCGCATCCCCGTGGTGACGGAAGACCGCATCCGCGCCGAAAAACCGGACTACGTGCTGGTCTTGCCCTGGAACCTAAAGGACGAAATATCGCAGCAGCTTGCCTACATCCGCGAGTGGGGCGGGCAGTTCGTCACCGCCATACCCAGCCTTACCGTCTGGTAA
- a CDS encoding DegT/DnrJ/EryC1/StrS family aminotransferase → MQRILYAKPSITDAEVRAVHQAVSTGWGPDCYADLVRFEAEFAAYLGARHGLATSSATGALHLALAALGVGPGDEVIIADTNWIASVAPVCHLGATPVFVDILPDTWCLDPDRVEAAVTPRTRAIIAVHLYGNLCDLDRLEGIARRHGLWLVEDAAEALGSCWGTVHAGARGIVGVFSFHGTKVMTTGEGGMLVTSDADLYARASMLANHGRQPGDARQFWASALGFKYKMSNIQAALGRAQLARLPELLRRKREIFKTYARLLAAPRGAGLITMNPEPAGTTNSYWMPTVVFAPETGVTQAAVLERFAQADIDGRSFFHPLSGQADFTPGHGNANSYSIAGRAVNLPSYHDMTDADMGRVAGVILDLCAGD, encoded by the coding sequence ATGCAGCGCATCCTGTACGCCAAGCCGTCCATCACCGACGCGGAAGTCCGCGCGGTGCACCAGGCCGTCTCAACGGGCTGGGGGCCGGACTGCTATGCCGACCTCGTCCGCTTCGAGGCGGAGTTCGCGGCGTATCTCGGCGCGCGCCATGGCCTTGCCACATCCAGCGCCACCGGCGCCCTGCACCTTGCCCTCGCGGCACTGGGCGTGGGGCCGGGCGACGAAGTGATCATCGCGGACACCAACTGGATCGCCTCGGTGGCGCCGGTGTGCCATCTTGGAGCCACCCCGGTCTTCGTGGACATCCTGCCCGACACGTGGTGCCTGGACCCCGACCGGGTCGAGGCCGCCGTCACCCCGCGCACGCGCGCCATCATCGCCGTGCACCTGTACGGCAACCTGTGCGACCTGGACCGGCTGGAGGGCATCGCCCGCCGCCACGGCCTCTGGCTGGTCGAGGACGCCGCCGAGGCGCTGGGATCGTGCTGGGGCACGGTGCACGCGGGCGCACGGGGCATCGTCGGCGTGTTCTCGTTCCACGGCACCAAGGTGATGACCACTGGCGAAGGCGGCATGCTGGTGACCAGCGACGCGGACCTGTACGCGCGGGCATCCATGCTGGCCAACCATGGACGCCAACCGGGCGATGCACGCCAGTTCTGGGCCAGCGCCCTCGGCTTCAAGTACAAGATGTCCAACATCCAGGCTGCGTTGGGCCGTGCCCAACTGGCCCGCCTGCCGGAACTGCTGCGCCGCAAGCGCGAGATTTTCAAGACGTATGCCCGGCTGCTGGCGGCCCCACGCGGGGCGGGGCTCATCACCATGAACCCGGAACCCGCCGGAACCACCAACAGCTACTGGATGCCCACCGTGGTCTTTGCGCCGGAGACGGGCGTCACCCAGGCCGCCGTGCTGGAGCGGTTCGCCCAGGCGGACATAGACGGGCGCAGCTTCTTTCACCCCCTTTCGGGCCAGGCCGACTTCACCCCCGGACACGGCAACGCCAACAGCTACTCCATTGCCGGGCGCGCGGTGAACCTGCCGAGCTATCACGACATGACGGACGCGGACATGGGACGTGTCGCCGGAGTCATCCTTGACCTTTGCGCCGGCGACTGA
- a CDS encoding acyl carrier protein, with product MNAPAVIQNTIIDIMTSVASEKGLSVTLDARTNLLEAGFDSFDFVLLVTELEKRLALAIDLSGAEPETFLQVGSLAELLGRSSTEKPDGAPALE from the coding sequence ATGAACGCCCCCGCCGTCATCCAGAACACCATCATCGACATCATGACGTCCGTCGCCAGCGAAAAGGGGCTCTCCGTCACGCTCGACGCGCGCACCAACCTGCTGGAGGCGGGGTTCGATTCCTTCGACTTCGTTTTGCTGGTCACCGAACTGGAAAAGCGCCTCGCCCTTGCCATCGACCTTTCCGGCGCGGAGCCGGAAACCTTCCTTCAAGTCGGCAGCCTGGCCGAACTGCTTGGCCGGTCCAGCACGGAGAAGCCCGATGGCGCGCCTGCCCTGGAGTGA
- a CDS encoding ketoacyl-ACP synthase III — MSNSGTPNDAASASRRVRIPDVRIAGMAAALPGTLETVDMLLAQCPSDEERASLQRAAAMSGTSAHYRALPSTTSGDLCAHAAERLLDTLGWDRHSVDVLLFSSVTPDDIIPPSGYALHNRLGLGKQCIVLDALMGCTAFTHGLWLASSLLSGGGPRRALVLTGDTISRATAPDDLKSRMLLGDAGTATALEFTPGAAGLCAILGTDSGGAGSITQPGRGYRPSDAPPFFQMNGVKVFTFAHAVVPKVVDALLTEASLTREEVDMFYLHQANKMINEGITRLANIPAGKAPDIIGRFANCGSASIPLLVCASADGLPEGRDARVVFAGFGVGLSWSAASTVLAPDIPRLLLHTDL, encoded by the coding sequence ATGAGCAATTCCGGCACACCCAACGATGCCGCCAGTGCATCACGGCGCGTACGCATCCCCGACGTGCGCATCGCGGGGATGGCGGCGGCCCTGCCCGGCACCCTTGAAACCGTGGACATGCTTCTCGCGCAGTGCCCCTCGGACGAAGAACGCGCCTCGCTGCAACGCGCCGCCGCCATGTCCGGAACGTCCGCCCATTACCGGGCGCTGCCGTCGACCACGTCCGGCGACCTGTGCGCGCACGCCGCCGAAAGGCTGCTCGACACCCTGGGGTGGGACAGGCACAGTGTGGACGTGCTGTTGTTCTCCAGCGTGACGCCGGACGACATCATCCCCCCTTCGGGCTATGCGCTGCACAACCGCCTGGGGCTGGGAAAACAGTGCATCGTCCTTGATGCCCTCATGGGCTGCACCGCCTTCACCCACGGACTGTGGCTGGCGTCCTCCCTGCTTTCGGGCGGCGGACCGCGCAGGGCGCTGGTGCTGACAGGCGATACCATCTCGCGGGCCACCGCCCCCGACGACCTGAAGAGCCGCATGCTGCTTGGCGACGCGGGCACGGCCACCGCGCTGGAATTCACGCCGGGGGCCGCCGGGCTGTGCGCCATCCTCGGCACGGACAGCGGGGGCGCGGGCAGCATCACCCAGCCCGGACGGGGCTATCGCCCGTCCGACGCTCCGCCGTTCTTCCAGATGAACGGCGTCAAGGTCTTCACATTCGCCCATGCCGTGGTGCCCAAGGTGGTGGACGCCCTGCTGACGGAAGCGTCGCTGACGCGTGAAGAGGTGGACATGTTCTACCTGCACCAGGCCAACAAGATGATCAACGAGGGCATCACACGCCTCGCCAACATTCCTGCGGGCAAGGCCCCCGACATCATCGGCCGGTTCGCCAACTGCGGCTCGGCCTCCATCCCGCTGCTGGTTTGCGCCAGCGCCGACGGACTGCCCGAAGGCAGGGACGCCCGGGTGGTTTTCGCGGGGTTCGGCGTGGGCCTTTCGTGGAGCGCGGCCAGCACGGTCCTGGCACCGGACATTCCCAGACTGCTGCTGCACACCGACCTGTAA
- a CDS encoding glycosyltransferase family 2 protein: MIHATIGIPVYNEANYIRHTLGSALAQGASEIIVSDNGSTDGSTEICREFAQAHANVKLFTTPENKGARYNFMTCIDNATEDLFMWLGAHDLLPEGHLAHLHACFEQSDDVVLAYTDAVHFLDDGTVKSRYSFPDKRGLTSANGLDRLLTLAQHLTDGSMVYGLIRRDLALAAMKHEPHNPSDLFFLGSILLHGTFRHTPESMYVRRNPRPKENAKERIRRFKESCKLKIDVDDPSVFVRQHEFLAMAELLKELDISIVQKQQLKLAFAKKYLTAQHLSV; this comes from the coding sequence ATGATACACGCGACAATCGGCATTCCGGTCTACAACGAGGCGAACTACATCAGGCACACGCTGGGCAGCGCCCTGGCGCAGGGCGCCAGCGAGATCATCGTTTCCGACAACGGTTCCACGGACGGTTCGACGGAAATATGCCGCGAGTTCGCACAGGCGCACGCCAACGTGAAGCTGTTCACCACCCCCGAGAACAAGGGGGCACGGTACAATTTCATGACGTGCATCGACAATGCGACGGAAGACCTGTTCATGTGGCTTGGCGCGCACGACCTGCTGCCCGAAGGTCACCTGGCGCACCTGCACGCCTGCTTCGAACAATCCGACGACGTGGTTCTTGCCTACACCGATGCGGTGCACTTTCTCGACGACGGCACCGTCAAGTCCCGCTACTCCTTCCCCGACAAGCGCGGCCTGACCTCTGCCAACGGCCTGGACCGGCTTCTGACGCTGGCCCAGCACCTGACGGACGGTTCCATGGTATACGGGCTGATCCGCCGCGATCTTGCCCTGGCGGCCATGAAGCACGAACCGCACAACCCCTCCGACCTGTTCTTTCTGGGCAGCATTCTGTTGCACGGCACCTTCCGGCACACTCCGGAAAGCATGTACGTCCGCAGAAACCCCAGGCCGAAGGAAAACGCCAAGGAACGCATCCGTCGGTTCAAGGAATCGTGCAAACTGAAGATAGACGTGGACGACCCCTCGGTATTCGTCCGGCAGCATGAATTTCTTGCCATGGCCGAACTGCTGAAGGAACTCGACATCTCCATTGTCCAGAAACAGCAACTGAAGCTCGCGTTCGCCAAAAAGTATCTCACGGCCCAACATCTTTCCGTGTAA
- a CDS encoding class I SAM-dependent methyltransferase — translation MTSDARSAESPAAPADAFPDASADAARPFREWLAGQRTQDGVLLLGDARPFFHDESAYTAHHGEDPAPLDAGQGLAALLRATGADMSAPALEIGCGFGYLSLGLAVDNPFPLLLLTDTSPGFLRILGDRLHAHGVAWQADESVHAAPRMGCPDMPGPDTFGPDTFGPGAVRLGILSGDAMQEIPDASLSCIAMRATLHHVADVDAFLAQAARVLRPGGHLVFEEPCREALLLMGVLVAQMPELAAARGVEVTPRQLELVDLFRRMVEFYCRQDIDKSTAEDKHLFHPVEIAARCRAHGFDTTVYANTTLASLKYLHGESPLPPTFFHDTTRAYIGEVCRMPELVPLFDATIAASCAYIDACSRGGRGPHYIGVFDARKG, via the coding sequence ATGACGAGCGACGCCCGCTCCGCCGAATCCCCCGCCGCCCCCGCTGATGCATTTCCTGATGCGTCAGCCGACGCCGCCCGTCCCTTCCGTGAATGGCTGGCTGGCCAACGCACCCAGGACGGCGTGCTGCTGCTGGGCGATGCCCGCCCGTTCTTCCACGACGAGTCCGCCTACACCGCCCACCACGGCGAAGACCCCGCCCCGCTGGACGCCGGGCAGGGGCTGGCGGCCCTGCTGCGGGCCACGGGCGCGGACATGTCCGCCCCGGCGCTGGAGATAGGCTGCGGCTTCGGCTACCTGAGCCTTGGCCTTGCGGTGGACAATCCCTTTCCGCTGCTGCTGCTGACCGATACCTCGCCGGGGTTCCTGCGCATTCTGGGAGATCGGCTGCATGCCCACGGCGTGGCGTGGCAGGCGGACGAAAGCGTCCATGCCGCCCCCCGCATGGGCTGCCCCGACATGCCCGGTCCCGACACGTTCGGCCCCGACACGTTCGGTCCCGGCGCCGTCCGGCTGGGCATCCTGTCCGGCGACGCCATGCAGGAAATCCCCGATGCCAGCCTGTCGTGCATCGCCATGCGCGCCACCCTGCATCACGTGGCCGACGTGGACGCCTTTCTGGCCCAGGCGGCGCGCGTACTGCGCCCGGGTGGGCACCTGGTGTTCGAGGAACCCTGCCGCGAGGCCCTGCTGCTGATGGGCGTGCTGGTGGCCCAGATGCCGGAACTGGCCGCCGCGCGCGGGGTGGAGGTGACACCGCGCCAACTGGAACTTGTGGACCTGTTCCGGCGCATGGTGGAATTCTACTGCCGACAGGACATCGACAAGAGCACGGCGGAAGACAAGCACCTGTTCCACCCCGTGGAAATCGCCGCGCGCTGCCGGGCGCACGGCTTCGACACCACGGTCTACGCCAACACCACCCTGGCCTCGCTGAAATACCTGCACGGCGAATCGCCCCTGCCGCCCACGTTCTTCCACGACACCACCCGCGCCTACATCGGCGAGGTGTGCCGCATGCCGGAACTGGTCCCCCTGTTCGACGCTACCATTGCCGCGTCGTGCGCCTACATCGACGCCTGTTCGCGCGGGGGGCGCGGCCCCCACTACATCGGCGTGTTCGATGCGCGAAAGGGGTAG